A genomic region of SAR202 cluster bacterium contains the following coding sequences:
- a CDS encoding LLM class flavin-dependent oxidoreductase, producing the protein MEIGVYFEFPRGNGKSEHQAFEEEFQHIQLAEKVGFDIAWLAELHFSPERSVISAPLIAAAAIANRTKKIKIGTAVSVLPLNNPVRMAEDMATLDHVTNGRFELGIGRSGAPRGYVGYGIPYPESRPRFRECLEVIKKAWTEERFSYHGQFYNYDNVCVIPKPLQKPHPAIRNAASSAGSFPFSGQMGFPIFIGLRGVLDSAKERVDSYKDAWRKAGHSGQPNICIRVPTYVADTTEKAHREAEPSAMNWYKNLVPTLGEPLPGLSDEENADRAARSKRFQSMSYDEFLETDSAFGSPEAVADRLQELKETFSLTGVMMEANFGGMIPKDKVQRSLTLFAEKVAPRLK; encoded by the coding sequence ATGGAGATCGGCGTCTATTTCGAGTTCCCTCGAGGCAACGGCAAGTCTGAGCACCAGGCCTTCGAGGAGGAGTTCCAGCACATCCAGCTAGCCGAAAAGGTCGGCTTCGACATCGCCTGGCTCGCCGAGCTCCACTTCTCCCCGGAACGCTCCGTCATCTCCGCCCCCCTCATCGCCGCCGCCGCCATCGCCAACCGCACCAAGAAAATCAAAATCGGCACCGCCGTCAGCGTCCTCCCCCTCAACAACCCCGTCCGCATGGCCGAGGACATGGCCACCCTTGACCACGTCACCAACGGGCGGTTCGAGCTGGGCATCGGACGCAGCGGCGCCCCACGAGGGTACGTCGGCTACGGCATCCCCTACCCCGAAAGCCGCCCCCGATTTCGCGAGTGCCTGGAAGTGATAAAGAAAGCCTGGACTGAGGAGCGGTTCTCCTACCACGGCCAGTTCTACAACTATGACAACGTCTGCGTCATCCCCAAACCCCTCCAGAAGCCCCACCCCGCCATCCGAAACGCCGCCTCCTCCGCCGGCTCCTTCCCCTTCTCCGGCCAGATGGGCTTTCCCATCTTCATCGGCCTCCGAGGCGTCCTCGACTCCGCCAAGGAGCGCGTCGACAGCTACAAAGACGCCTGGCGAAAGGCTGGCCACTCAGGCCAGCCCAACATCTGCATCCGCGTTCCCACCTATGTGGCCGACACCACCGAAAAAGCCCACCGTGAGGCCGAGCCCAGCGCCATGAACTGGTATAAAAACCTGGTCCCCACCCTGGGCGAACCCCTCCCCGGCCTCTCCGACGAGGAAAACGCCGACCGCGCCGCCCGCTCCAAACGCTTCCAGTCCATGAGCTACGACGAGTTCCTAGAGACCGATTCCGCCTTCGGCTCCCCTGAAGCCGTCGCCGACCGTCTGCAAGAGCTAAAAGAGACCTTCAGTCTCACCGGCGTCATGATGGAGGCCAACTTCGGCGGCATGATCCCCAAAGACAAAGTCCAGCGCTCCCTAACTCTCTTCGCCGAAAAAGTCGCACCACGGTTGAAGTGA
- a CDS encoding MBL fold metallo-hydrolase produces MMTTSIRLISDGTMKRDGGCMFGQVPKAVWENRIVTDRRNRMTLNLNCLLIQLAGKNILVDTGIGSKEVEGLRDEYGLGPSRLVKSLKALGVSPNQIDIVILTHLHFEHTGGCTKLDRTGDLIPTFPRATHFMQRKCWEEAQQPNERFQSVYFEDDFLPIEESGKLQLLDGDEEILPGLSVIVTNGPSKGHQIVVTNHGGEKVAFLGDLVPTAHHLDLAAIPALDHSPEDSLQQKREILHQAERDGWLLVFSHGMDRKAGYLERYDQLTRLRPIDL; encoded by the coding sequence ATGATGACCACATCTATACGGTTAATTAGTGACGGGACAATGAAGCGGGACGGCGGCTGTATGTTCGGACAGGTCCCTAAAGCGGTCTGGGAAAATAGAATCGTCACAGACCGCAGAAACCGCATGACTCTGAATCTCAACTGCCTCCTGATTCAGCTCGCCGGCAAGAATATTCTGGTGGATACGGGAATAGGTTCCAAAGAGGTGGAGGGCCTTAGGGACGAGTACGGCCTGGGCCCCAGCCGTCTGGTCAAAAGCCTCAAAGCCCTGGGCGTGTCGCCGAATCAGATCGATATCGTTATACTTACTCATCTTCATTTTGAGCACACCGGCGGCTGCACCAAGCTCGACAGGACCGGCGACCTCATTCCCACCTTTCCCAGGGCCACCCACTTCATGCAGCGCAAGTGCTGGGAAGAGGCCCAGCAGCCCAACGAGCGTTTCCAGAGCGTATACTTCGAGGACGATTTCCTTCCCATCGAGGAGTCCGGCAAACTTCAGCTTCTGGACGGCGACGAGGAGATCCTCCCCGGCCTCTCCGTCATCGTCACAAATGGCCCCTCCAAGGGCCATCAGATCGTAGTGACCAACCACGGCGGCGAAAAGGTAGCCTTCCTGGGCGATCTGGTCCCCACCGCCCACCACCTGGACCTGGCGGCCATTCCAGCCCTGGACCATTCTCCGGAAGACTCCCTGCAGCAAAAGCGGGAAATCCTGCACCAGGCGGAAAGGGACGGCTGGCTCCTGGTCTTTTCCCACGGCATGGACCGCAAAGCCGGATACCTGGAGCGATACGACCAGTTGACCCGCCTCCGCCCCATCGACCTCTAG
- a CDS encoding LLM class flavin-dependent oxidoreductase encodes MRHEPAYNRRRPTCRPAPSNPRPQEPLLDVGIFMEFPRPKGATDAQVFDRAFKIIDLAESSGLHSVWLAELHFEPEQSVLSSPVVVAAAAASRTQRLRIGLAVAVLPLYNPLRLAEDVATLDHIAGGRIDFGVGRSAAPRGYIGMNIPYAESRQRFSECLQVIQKAWTHDTFSHHGQFYHYDDVRVVPRPFQQPHPPIRIATNSPGTYLFSGKAGIPIFLSVRGVRSQLVEHVASYCEAWESAGHPGKPHLSLRIPVYVHEDRRRALEDPKASAMNFYRQLIETVGTPIPSLSDEENRERAERGQRLRSITYDDILKTDLAYGTPDEVTEKLLELKETFNLSCVIAEPNFGRLIPQDKELASLQLFAEKVAPKL; translated from the coding sequence ATGCGCCACGAACCAGCATATAATCGGCGCAGGCCGACGTGTCGGCCCGCCCCCAGCAACCCACGCCCCCAGGAGCCGCTATTGGACGTAGGCATCTTCATGGAGTTCCCCCGCCCCAAAGGCGCCACCGACGCCCAGGTCTTTGACCGCGCCTTCAAAATCATCGACCTGGCCGAGTCCTCCGGCCTCCATTCCGTCTGGCTCGCCGAGCTCCACTTCGAGCCTGAGCAGTCCGTCCTCTCCTCCCCTGTCGTCGTGGCCGCAGCAGCCGCCTCCCGCACCCAGCGGCTTCGCATCGGCCTTGCCGTCGCCGTCCTCCCCCTCTACAACCCCCTCCGCCTCGCTGAGGACGTCGCCACCCTCGACCACATCGCCGGAGGCCGCATCGACTTCGGCGTCGGCCGCAGCGCCGCCCCTCGAGGCTACATCGGCATGAACATTCCCTATGCCGAAAGCCGCCAGCGTTTCTCCGAGTGCCTCCAAGTCATTCAAAAAGCCTGGACTCACGATACCTTCTCCCACCACGGCCAGTTTTACCACTACGATGACGTGCGCGTCGTCCCCCGCCCCTTCCAGCAGCCCCACCCGCCCATCCGCATCGCCACCAATTCCCCAGGCACCTACCTCTTCTCCGGCAAAGCCGGCATTCCTATCTTCCTCAGCGTTCGAGGCGTCCGAAGCCAGCTCGTCGAGCACGTCGCCAGCTATTGTGAGGCCTGGGAGTCCGCCGGCCACCCGGGCAAGCCCCACCTCTCCCTCCGTATCCCCGTCTACGTCCATGAGGACCGGCGCCGCGCCCTGGAGGACCCCAAAGCCAGCGCCATGAACTTCTATCGACAGCTTATCGAGACCGTCGGCACGCCTATCCCCAGCCTGTCCGACGAGGAGAACCGAGAGCGCGCCGAGCGCGGCCAGCGCCTCCGCTCCATCACCTACGACGACATCCTCAAGACCGACCTGGCCTACGGTACCCCCGATGAAGTGACCGAAAAGCTTCTGGAACTAAAAGAGACCTTCAACCTCTCCTGCGTCATCGCCGAACCCAACTTCGGCCGCCTCATCCCCCAAGACAAAGAACTCGCCTCCCTCCAACTCTTCGCAGAAAAAGTCGCCCCCAAGCTGTAA
- a CDS encoding LLM class flavin-dependent oxidoreductase, translating to MELGLFFDLPPRDGDSHAPTFAEALRHVDIAESCGLDSVWIAERHFQPNRSLCSAPMVLAAAVAGRTKRIKIGTAVNVLPLYNPVRLAEEVATLDNLCQGRFEFGVGRSSGEGAYKGFKVPYMESQHRFDECLDVLIKAMTTDRLTHKGAFYAFDNIAVVPRPLQKPHPPMRIAVTSPASFAWAGQRGLPIFLGLNAPSAVLKPRIESYKQAWHDAQRPGAPDVCLRLPVHVAPTTQAALDEPKDSAMNFYTKIMPAQNTPIAGLSDEENLQRVARADKHRAMTYDDVLRNHLVAGTPEGVADRLLALKEELSLSSAIADVNFGGMIPGPALDRSFRLLAEHVTPKLK from the coding sequence ATGGAACTAGGCCTCTTCTTTGACCTCCCGCCCCGCGACGGCGACTCCCACGCCCCCACCTTCGCCGAAGCCCTCCGCCACGTGGACATTGCCGAGTCCTGCGGCCTCGACAGCGTCTGGATCGCCGAGCGCCACTTCCAGCCCAACCGCTCCCTCTGCTCCGCACCTATGGTCCTGGCCGCCGCCGTGGCCGGCCGCACCAAACGCATAAAAATCGGCACCGCCGTCAACGTCCTCCCCCTCTACAACCCCGTCCGCCTCGCTGAAGAAGTCGCCACCCTGGACAACCTCTGCCAGGGCCGCTTCGAATTCGGCGTCGGGCGTAGCAGCGGCGAGGGCGCCTACAAAGGCTTCAAAGTCCCCTATATGGAAAGCCAGCATCGCTTCGACGAGTGCCTGGACGTGCTCATCAAGGCCATGACCACCGACCGCCTCACCCACAAGGGCGCCTTCTACGCCTTCGACAACATCGCCGTCGTTCCCAGGCCCCTGCAGAAGCCCCATCCGCCCATGCGCATCGCCGTCACCTCGCCAGCCTCCTTCGCTTGGGCCGGCCAGCGGGGCCTTCCTATCTTCCTCGGCCTCAACGCTCCCTCCGCTGTCCTCAAACCTCGCATCGAGTCCTACAAGCAGGCATGGCACGACGCCCAGCGCCCCGGCGCGCCTGACGTCTGCCTCCGCCTCCCAGTCCACGTTGCCCCCACCACGCAAGCCGCCCTGGACGAGCCCAAAGACAGCGCCATGAACTTCTACACCAAAATCATGCCCGCGCAGAACACGCCCATCGCCGGCCTATCCGACGAGGAGAACCTCCAGCGCGTCGCCCGCGCCGACAAGCACCGCGCCATGACCTACGACGACGTGCTGCGAAATCACCTAGTCGCGGGCACGCCGGAAGGCGTGGCGGACCGCCTCCTCGCCCTCAAAGAAGAACTAAGCCTCAGCAGCGCCATCGCCGACGTAAACTTCGGCGGTATGATCCCCGGCCCAGCCCTGGACCGCTCCTTCCGCCTCCTGGCTGAACACGTCACCCCAAAACTTAAGTAA
- a CDS encoding B12-binding domain-containing radical SAM protein, which yields MSRFKKVVLVQPRSPGGNFEYVAIPRQGMLFLSGALQQWQGPNLYERMIWFEDRSGKIDPQKDLEDADVLLISALINEAPRAYEIAREAKERHPKIVTIGGGPHMSPLADEAIREGGFDVIVQREGEDIIGQLCDVLLAYKGQNRLQELKKIPGIAFMENGGLVQTTRRGLVEPDFVELPDFYSIKDLTPSKPLMGGVMETVRGCTEKCSYCQVIQQFLGYRMVKRETELKRLAQLSQMAADGLIATNRDGRFSIFVSDDLHPPPLRAVKYRNERLERIKAWKGHTDDMYLICQTRAEIGQDPELADALRNINMEMLYVGVESSNADNLKAVNKRQDPGQMHKGLTKLNELGFAIVAMTIIGLPYDTEEGIMEMADWVTQVSKYQTANLLTPLPATSNWEGLVPLDANGDVLQEGEMRPYHLYTGRQFVHQDPRWGMEESRRLFNRYHAKLNPVDNLYARLFRVVERYRIRLTNTGQEISESLAYKKRDLAAVKKEIAESISSRVNNLGSTLKDRLDTSAKLLGKNSLRVLPPRPEAGP from the coding sequence GTGTCTAGATTCAAAAAAGTAGTCCTTGTCCAGCCCAGGTCGCCAGGGGGCAACTTCGAGTACGTAGCCATACCCAGGCAGGGCATGTTATTTCTCTCCGGCGCCCTGCAGCAGTGGCAAGGCCCCAACCTCTATGAGCGCATGATCTGGTTCGAGGACCGCAGCGGCAAAATCGACCCACAGAAAGACCTGGAGGACGCCGATGTCCTCCTCATATCCGCCCTCATCAATGAGGCCCCCAGGGCCTACGAGATCGCTCGCGAGGCTAAAGAGCGCCACCCCAAAATCGTCACCATCGGCGGCGGCCCCCACATGAGCCCACTGGCCGACGAGGCCATTCGCGAAGGCGGCTTCGATGTCATTGTCCAGCGCGAGGGCGAGGATATCATAGGCCAGCTCTGCGATGTGCTGCTGGCCTACAAAGGTCAAAACCGCCTCCAAGAGCTCAAGAAGATACCCGGCATCGCCTTCATGGAGAACGGCGGGCTGGTCCAGACCACCCGGCGCGGCCTGGTGGAACCGGACTTCGTCGAACTTCCGGACTTCTATTCCATCAAAGACCTCACCCCCTCAAAGCCCCTCATGGGCGGTGTCATGGAGACCGTCCGAGGCTGCACCGAGAAGTGCAGCTATTGTCAGGTCATTCAGCAATTCCTCGGCTATCGGATGGTCAAGCGGGAGACGGAACTCAAGCGCCTGGCCCAGCTAAGCCAGATGGCCGCCGACGGCCTCATCGCCACCAACCGCGACGGTCGTTTCAGCATCTTTGTATCCGATGACTTGCACCCGCCGCCTCTTCGCGCCGTCAAGTACCGCAACGAGCGCCTGGAGCGCATCAAGGCCTGGAAGGGCCACACCGACGACATGTACCTCATCTGCCAGACCAGGGCGGAGATAGGGCAGGACCCTGAGCTGGCTGATGCCCTTCGTAACATCAACATGGAAATGCTCTATGTCGGCGTCGAGTCCTCCAACGCCGACAACCTCAAGGCGGTCAACAAGCGCCAGGACCCGGGCCAGATGCATAAAGGCCTCACCAAGCTCAACGAGCTTGGCTTTGCCATTGTCGCCATGACCATCATCGGCCTCCCCTACGACACCGAGGAAGGCATCATGGAGATGGCGGACTGGGTCACCCAGGTCAGCAAGTACCAGACCGCGAACCTCCTCACGCCTCTGCCCGCCACCTCCAACTGGGAAGGCCTGGTCCCCCTGGACGCCAACGGCGATGTGCTTCAGGAAGGTGAAATGCGCCCCTACCACCTCTACACCGGACGCCAGTTCGTCCATCAAGACCCGCGATGGGGCATGGAGGAATCTCGCCGCCTCTTCAACCGCTACCACGCCAAGCTAAACCCGGTCGATAACCTCTACGCCCGCCTATTCCGCGTGGTGGAGAGGTATCGCATCAGATTGACTAACACAGGCCAGGAGATCTCTGAGTCCCTAGCCTATAAAAAGCGCGACCTGGCGGCGGTCAAGAAAGAGATCGCCGAGTCCATCTCCAGTCGCGTCAACAACCTGGGAAGCACCCTGAAAGACCGCTTGGACACCTCCGCCAAGCTCCTAGGCAAGAACTCCCTCCGCGTCTTGCCTCCCAGGCCTGAAGCTGGCCCGTAG
- a CDS encoding VOC family virulence protein — protein MKVKGFDHLVLSVRDVDRSLRFFQDVLGLEALRVEEYRRGEAPFPSVRLSATSVIDIVRSKEPRRGQNVDHFCLVIEPTDLEGLAAGLKEKGVEVTGTPGRRWGAQGWGVSLYIKDPDGNTIELKCHPEGYK, from the coding sequence ATGAAGGTAAAAGGCTTTGACCACCTGGTATTAAGCGTGCGGGACGTGGACCGGTCTTTAAGGTTTTTCCAGGACGTGCTGGGCTTAGAAGCGCTGCGGGTGGAGGAATACCGGCGTGGGGAGGCGCCATTTCCGTCGGTGCGGCTGTCGGCCACGTCGGTCATCGACATAGTGCGGAGCAAGGAGCCTCGACGCGGACAGAACGTCGACCACTTCTGCCTGGTCATCGAACCCACAGACCTGGAGGGGCTGGCAGCTGGGCTTAAAGAGAAGGGCGTAGAGGTAACGGGGACGCCGGGGCGGCGGTGGGGCGCCCAGGGCTGGGGCGTGTCGCTGTATATCAAGGACCCTGATGGGAATACTATTGAGCTGAAATGCCACCCGGAGGGGTATAAATAA
- a CDS encoding cyclase family protein gives MRIHDISLPLSPDTPIYPGDPPFRLRFHQRLEKGHPYTLSSIFMSSHTGTHIDAPSHFIQDAGSVETLPLNALIGPAYVCRVGPGPISSATLESLGIPQATQRLLLRTRLSGWGSSTESESGLLADAAQWLVERGVNLVGIDQLSIEGSSAGDRGYPAHHLLLGAGIVILEGLDLSSAPLGLRTLYCLPLKILKAEGAPARAVLV, from the coding sequence ATGCGTATTCACGACATCTCCCTTCCTCTATCGCCTGACACACCCATCTACCCGGGAGACCCGCCCTTTCGCCTGCGATTCCACCAGCGATTGGAGAAGGGCCATCCCTACACCTTGAGCAGCATCTTCATGTCGAGCCATACCGGCACGCACATCGACGCCCCCAGCCACTTCATCCAGGACGCCGGCTCCGTCGAAACCTTGCCCCTGAATGCGCTCATCGGGCCAGCTTATGTATGCCGTGTCGGCCCCGGCCCCATATCCAGCGCCACATTGGAGTCCCTAGGCATACCTCAAGCGACCCAGCGCCTCCTCCTCCGAACTCGTTTGTCAGGCTGGGGATCATCAACAGAAAGCGAGTCGGGGCTTCTAGCCGACGCCGCCCAATGGCTCGTCGAGCGCGGCGTCAATCTGGTCGGCATCGACCAGCTATCCATCGAAGGCTCCTCGGCCGGCGACCGGGGCTATCCAGCGCATCATCTTTTGCTCGGCGCTGGCATTGTTATCCTTGAGGGCCTGGACCTGTCCTCCGCGCCTTTGGGCCTTCGCACCCTCTACTGCTTGCCGCTCAAAATCTTAAAAGCGGAGGGCGCGCCCGCCCGGGCCGTCCTGGTTTAA
- the fabF gene encoding beta-ketoacyl-ACP synthase II, translating into MTTRVFITGIGVISPLGLNASSTWEALKSGCSGVDLIQSFDTTNFETRIAAEVKGFDPVAHLGPKEARRTDRFAQFAVAACKEAMAQAQLDVSKVDRYRVAVLVGSGIGGLLTISQQHANLLEKGPNRVSPFLIPMMLGDMASAQISMLSGALGPNFCAVSSCSSGADAIGNALKLIRAGEADIVLAGGSEAPICPIAVAGFGAMKALSRRNDDPQKASRPFDATRDGFVMGEGSAILVLESHESVIRRGIQPLAELAGYGSTSDAFHVTEPAPEGESAAKAVKRTLKNAGLEPADIDYINAHGTSTPLNDKLETKALKLALGEIAYKIPVSSTKSMTGHLLGAGGAVEAAMCVLALREGVVPPTINHENPDPECDLDIVPNAARKKDLQAVLSTSFGFGGHNSVLAFTRANGA; encoded by the coding sequence CTGACTACCCGCGTTTTTATTACAGGCATAGGCGTTATCAGCCCTCTGGGGCTTAACGCCTCCTCCACCTGGGAGGCCCTCAAAAGCGGATGCTCCGGCGTCGATCTTATCCAGTCCTTCGACACTACTAACTTCGAGACCCGTATCGCCGCCGAGGTCAAGGGCTTCGACCCTGTCGCCCACCTCGGCCCCAAAGAGGCCCGCCGCACAGACCGCTTTGCCCAGTTCGCCGTCGCCGCCTGCAAAGAGGCTATGGCCCAGGCGCAGCTTGACGTCTCCAAGGTCGACCGCTACCGCGTCGCCGTCCTTGTGGGCAGCGGCATCGGCGGCCTCCTCACCATCTCTCAGCAGCACGCCAACCTCCTGGAAAAAGGCCCCAATCGGGTTTCCCCCTTCCTCATTCCCATGATGCTGGGTGACATGGCCTCAGCCCAGATATCCATGCTCAGCGGCGCCCTGGGTCCTAATTTCTGCGCCGTCTCCTCCTGCTCCAGCGGCGCCGACGCCATCGGCAACGCCCTCAAGCTCATCCGCGCTGGCGAAGCCGACATCGTCCTCGCTGGCGGTAGCGAGGCCCCCATCTGTCCCATCGCGGTCGCCGGGTTCGGCGCCATGAAAGCCCTCTCCCGACGCAACGACGACCCCCAGAAGGCCAGCCGGCCCTTCGACGCCACGCGCGACGGCTTCGTCATGGGCGAAGGCTCCGCCATCCTGGTCCTGGAAAGCCACGAGAGCGTCATCCGGCGCGGCATCCAGCCTCTAGCCGAGTTGGCGGGCTACGGCTCCACCTCCGACGCCTTCCATGTCACCGAGCCTGCCCCGGAGGGTGAGAGCGCCGCCAAGGCCGTCAAGCGCACCCTTAAAAACGCCGGCCTTGAACCCGCCGATATCGACTACATCAACGCCCACGGCACCTCCACCCCTCTGAACGACAAGCTGGAGACCAAGGCTCTCAAACTAGCCCTGGGCGAAATCGCCTATAAGATTCCCGTCAGCTCCACAAAATCGATGACCGGCCACCTTCTGGGCGCAGGCGGCGCCGTCGAGGCCGCCATGTGCGTCCTGGCCCTCCGAGAAGGCGTTGTCCCGCCCACCATAAACCACGAAAACCCCGACCCAGAATGCGACCTGGACATAGTCCCCAACGCTGCGCGAAAAAAGGACCTCCAAGCCGTCCTCAGCACCTCCTTCGGCTTCGGCGGCCACAACTCCGTCCTCGCCTTCACCCGCGCCAACGGCGCCTAG
- the mtaB gene encoding tRNA (N(6)-L-threonylcarbamoyladenosine(37)-C(2))-methylthiotransferase MtaB: MEPLSIIEGLGNKGGTVAIVTHGCKLNKSDSDEIARQFVQAGYRLVEPDEGPDVFVLNSCTVTHEADAKARQALRNAHRSNPGAVVVATGCYAQRAPQELASITGVGLVVTNFQKPGLVVLTLSARGQAETPCAMDEEPGLGPGVSGRTRAFIKIQEGCNQVCAYCIVPRVRGRERSVPVEELVRQVERCVSEGYREVVLTGTQLGSYGFDLEGASLESMIGLILERTGIERLRVSSLQPQEVTPGLLGLWRDSRLCPHFHMPLQSGSDGVLGRMRRRYTSGEYAFAVEEIRRAAPQASVTADVIVGFPGESDAEFEESLAFCEKMPFAGLHVFEYSVRGGTSAAHMRGQVSAPAKAERMGRMLALARDKASAFRRGAVGEVRPVLWEMRKKKGWYEGLTDHYLRVRTESESALGNRITQARMAAEEGEWVVGEVTK, encoded by the coding sequence ATGGAGCCATTATCTATCATTGAGGGTCTGGGGAATAAGGGCGGCACGGTGGCAATAGTCACCCACGGCTGCAAGCTGAACAAGTCGGACAGCGACGAGATAGCGCGGCAGTTTGTCCAGGCGGGGTACCGGCTGGTGGAGCCGGATGAGGGGCCGGACGTGTTTGTTCTCAACTCTTGCACCGTGACCCACGAGGCGGACGCCAAGGCGCGGCAGGCGCTGCGGAACGCCCATCGAAGCAACCCGGGGGCCGTAGTGGTGGCGACGGGCTGTTATGCCCAGCGAGCGCCGCAAGAACTGGCGTCGATAACCGGTGTGGGGCTAGTAGTCACGAACTTCCAGAAACCGGGGCTGGTGGTATTGACCCTGTCGGCCCGGGGGCAGGCCGAGACGCCCTGCGCCATGGATGAAGAGCCCGGACTGGGGCCGGGCGTGTCAGGGAGGACTCGCGCGTTCATAAAAATACAGGAGGGGTGCAATCAGGTCTGCGCCTACTGCATTGTGCCCAGGGTGCGGGGCCGCGAGCGCAGCGTGCCTGTGGAGGAACTGGTGCGACAGGTGGAGCGATGCGTGTCGGAGGGGTACAGGGAGGTGGTGCTGACGGGGACGCAGCTGGGATCCTACGGGTTTGATTTAGAGGGCGCAAGCCTGGAATCTATGATTGGGCTGATATTAGAGAGGACGGGGATAGAGCGGCTGCGAGTTTCGTCTTTGCAGCCGCAGGAGGTAACGCCGGGCCTGCTGGGCCTGTGGCGGGACAGCCGGCTGTGCCCGCATTTCCACATGCCCCTGCAAAGCGGCAGCGACGGTGTGCTGGGGAGGATGCGACGCCGATATACGTCAGGGGAGTATGCTTTTGCCGTAGAGGAGATAAGACGGGCCGCGCCGCAGGCGTCGGTGACGGCGGACGTCATCGTCGGGTTCCCGGGGGAGAGCGACGCTGAGTTTGAGGAGAGCTTGGCCTTCTGCGAGAAGATGCCTTTTGCCGGCTTGCATGTTTTTGAATACTCGGTCCGGGGCGGGACCAGCGCGGCGCATATGCGGGGGCAGGTGTCCGCCCCGGCGAAGGCGGAGAGGATGGGAAGGATGCTGGCCCTGGCGCGGGACAAGGCGTCGGCCTTCCGCAGGGGTGCGGTAGGAGAGGTGCGGCCGGTGTTGTGGGAGATGCGCAAGAAGAAGGGCTGGTACGAGGGACTTACGGACCATTATCTGAGGGTAAGGACAGAGAGTGAGTCGGCGCTGGGTAATAGGATAACGCAGGCGCGGATGGCGGCGGAGGAGGGGGAATGGGTCGTGGGCGAGGTGACAAAATAA
- a CDS encoding CBS domain-containing protein: protein MGGTIVIGRIFGIDIKIHFSWVLIFILVAWSLANTEFKTDYPDWGVNVRWGLGILGSILLFSSVLFHELSHSILAMVRGHKVRGITLFILGGVSEIEEEAHKPGEEFWIAFVGPLSSFFLGGVFYLLAWQTEGVNDYVHALSAYLSFINLALGVFNLIPGYPMDGGRVLKAAVWRATGSVSRATRVASRSGMVVAFLMMAGGLGLAFIWDSWSGLWLVLIGWFLMSAASSTRRQEAVRAHLSGRRVRDAMRSGYPSAPPGISVQRLVDEYMARGFERTYLVVLGDTVHGLVSAADVALVPPEERHSKYVTEIMVRPPNIAFVSPDDPLEAAMQKMSAGEFHQLPVLENGKPVGMVSRGDVMRVLELSSLVGPRK from the coding sequence ATGGGCGGAACTATTGTAATAGGCCGAATTTTCGGCATCGATATAAAGATCCACTTCTCATGGGTGTTGATCTTTATTCTTGTAGCGTGGTCTTTGGCCAATACAGAATTCAAGACGGACTACCCGGATTGGGGAGTGAACGTCCGCTGGGGTCTAGGAATTCTTGGAAGCATCCTTCTTTTTAGCTCCGTCCTATTCCACGAGCTGAGCCATTCCATTCTGGCCATGGTACGAGGGCATAAGGTTCGGGGCATCACGCTCTTTATTCTCGGCGGGGTGTCGGAGATAGAGGAGGAGGCGCACAAACCCGGGGAGGAGTTCTGGATTGCCTTTGTGGGGCCGCTGTCCAGCTTTTTCCTGGGCGGTGTGTTCTACCTGCTGGCCTGGCAGACGGAGGGCGTCAATGACTATGTGCATGCCTTAAGCGCGTATCTGAGTTTTATTAACCTGGCGCTAGGAGTGTTCAACCTGATTCCGGGATACCCAATGGACGGCGGTCGGGTGTTGAAGGCGGCGGTGTGGCGGGCCACCGGCAGCGTTAGCCGGGCGACGCGGGTGGCGTCCCGTTCCGGGATGGTGGTGGCGTTTTTGATGATGGCAGGGGGCCTGGGCCTGGCGTTTATCTGGGACTCCTGGAGCGGGCTGTGGCTGGTGCTAATTGGCTGGTTCCTGATGTCCGCCGCGTCTTCGACACGGCGGCAGGAGGCGGTGCGGGCGCACCTTTCGGGCCGCAGGGTGCGGGATGCCATGCGGTCGGGGTACCCGTCGGCGCCGCCGGGGATATCGGTGCAGCGGCTGGTAGACGAGTATATGGCCAGGGGTTTCGAGCGGACGTACCTGGTGGTGCTGGGGGATACGGTACACGGGCTGGTGAGCGCAGCGGACGTGGCGCTGGTTCCGCCGGAGGAACGGCATAGCAAGTATGTGACTGAGATTATGGTGAGGCCGCCGAACATTGCGTTCGTCAGCCCTGATGACCCTCTGGAGGCGGCGATGCAGAAGATGAGCGCGGGGGAGTTCCATCAGCTGCCGGTGCTGGAGAACGGGAAGCCGGTGGGGATGGTGTCGAGGGGAGATGTGATGAGGGTGCTGGAGTTGTCGTCGCTGGTGGGGCCGAGGAAGTAG